The bacterium genome window below encodes:
- a CDS encoding DUF935 family protein, which produces MGIQIFDHKSQGWRDKYNPLRGLSLPKLVSLLEAGERGTYADLQWFYHYMERSDAMIYAVIQRRRAALLACDWDIRLCPPEAGEARIQKSVSRIQKKTGDQILAEEQAAFLREAYDRVENFRDAVAFLFSGFFRGYAHLEKHFAPSGMVTRLEPVEQWFWVRDGIFGTWEYNQNARSGAARGVVVDFENFLVFESVPLNRMLAVLYLRKNLSQKDWDSFLEVYGIPSIFLVGPPNTPETKEAEYHKVAQEIMSDGRGYLPYGSDVKFVNGGGNKPPFLEHIDYIDRQITLAATGGLLTMLAESGSGTLAGNAHSDTFLQIARGDAALLSGLFQEQFDTPLMREYFPDQPILAYFEFAPPAADEVSRVVKDAVELAKAGVRMDLGELSEKTGYKLQERAVFS; this is translated from the coding sequence ATGGGCATCCAGATTTTCGATCACAAAAGCCAAGGCTGGCGGGATAAATATAATCCCCTTCGGGGATTGAGCCTGCCGAAATTGGTCTCACTCCTGGAAGCCGGAGAGCGTGGCACCTATGCCGACCTGCAATGGTTCTACCATTATATGGAGCGTTCGGATGCCATGATCTATGCCGTAATCCAGAGGCGGAGAGCGGCTTTGCTGGCTTGTGATTGGGATATTCGCCTCTGCCCGCCGGAGGCGGGAGAGGCGAGAATCCAGAAGTCAGTATCCAGAATCCAGAAGAAAACCGGGGATCAGATACTTGCAGAGGAACAAGCGGCGTTTCTACGCGAGGCGTATGACCGGGTTGAGAATTTCCGGGATGCAGTGGCATTTTTGTTTTCTGGGTTCTTCCGGGGGTATGCGCACCTGGAGAAACACTTTGCGCCGTCGGGCATGGTTACGCGATTGGAGCCGGTCGAACAATGGTTCTGGGTACGAGACGGTATTTTTGGGACGTGGGAGTATAACCAGAATGCCAGAAGTGGTGCTGCCCGAGGGGTGGTGGTTGATTTTGAGAACTTTCTGGTATTTGAATCCGTACCCCTGAATCGGATGCTGGCGGTGCTGTATCTTCGAAAGAATCTGAGTCAAAAAGACTGGGATTCTTTCCTGGAGGTCTACGGTATACCGTCCATTTTTCTTGTCGGACCGCCGAATACACCGGAAACGAAGGAAGCGGAATACCACAAGGTTGCCCAAGAGATCATGTCGGATGGCAGGGGTTACCTCCCCTACGGCAGCGATGTGAAGTTTGTGAATGGCGGCGGTAATAAGCCACCATTTCTGGAACATATTGACTACATCGACCGGCAGATTACTTTGGCGGCCACCGGCGGACTGTTGACGATGCTGGCGGAGTCCGGATCCGGAACACTTGCCGGCAATGCGCACTCGGATACCTTTCTGCAGATCGCCCGGGGCGATGCGGCGTTGTTGAGCGGATTGTTTCAGGAACAGTTCGACACGCCATTGATGAGAGAATATTTCCCAGATCAACCGATCCTGGCCTATTTCGAGTTCGCCCCGCCTGCGGCGGATGAGGTGTCGAGGGTAGTCAAGGACGCGGTGGAGTTGGCAAAGGCTGGGGTGCGGATGGATTTGGGGGAGTTGAGCGAGAAGACGGGGTATAAGCTTCAGGAAAGGGCCGTCTTTTCATGA
- a CDS encoding RNA-binding domain-containing protein, protein MTLPISIDSLLNGKAVEWERLEFKAGWNPLAVLHSMCAFANDFHNLGGGYIVVGVAEKAGRPILPPVGVEADQLNAIQKEILHLGQNAMQPHFHPIIVPEVVDGKHILILWVSGGPTRPYKVKLGLGKDCKDWGYFIRKGSSTVRAKGPDEVELLSLAATVPFDDRINRRASLNDLSRALIVDFLKKVESPLARPAKKLSMGDLGRQMNIVDGPKEALFPKNVGLLFFNPEPHKFFPVTQIDVVWFPEGAGGNKFTEKIFRGPLDHMTREALEYIRRNYINETVIKHPDRAEATRVENFPYPAIEEAVANAVYHRSYEEREPIEVRISKDDLVVLSYPGPDRSVRLAQLRAGRSLPRRYRNRRIGEFLKELDMTEGRATGIPKILHAMKQNGSPAPEFEFDKDHTYFMCRLPIHPQAKPPEEISSRVDAHSRANTPTVTPTVTHTVGALLSLLQKEGELGSTGIRIALGLKDRAHIHKSYLQPALASGAVEMTISSKPNSRLQKYRLTAKGRAWLDKDTKS, encoded by the coding sequence ATGACATTACCAATCTCTATTGACTCACTTTTGAATGGCAAAGCCGTGGAATGGGAGCGGCTTGAGTTCAAGGCCGGCTGGAATCCGCTGGCCGTCCTGCACTCGATGTGTGCGTTTGCCAATGACTTCCATAATCTCGGCGGCGGATACATTGTGGTGGGTGTGGCCGAAAAGGCCGGCCGCCCGATCCTTCCGCCGGTTGGTGTCGAGGCGGATCAGTTGAATGCGATTCAAAAGGAGATCCTTCATCTTGGCCAGAACGCGATGCAGCCCCACTTCCATCCAATCATTGTGCCCGAGGTCGTGGACGGTAAACACATTCTGATTCTCTGGGTCTCAGGAGGTCCGACCCGTCCCTACAAAGTGAAGTTGGGGCTGGGCAAGGATTGTAAGGACTGGGGCTATTTTATCCGGAAGGGTTCCAGTACGGTTAGGGCCAAGGGGCCTGATGAGGTGGAATTGCTTTCCCTTGCGGCAACCGTGCCTTTTGATGACCGGATAAATCGCCGGGCGAGCCTGAACGATTTATCCCGTGCCCTGATCGTGGACTTCCTTAAGAAGGTCGAAAGCCCGTTGGCCAGACCCGCAAAGAAGTTGTCCATGGGTGACCTGGGTCGTCAGATGAACATCGTGGATGGTCCGAAGGAGGCACTCTTCCCCAAGAATGTGGGTCTGCTCTTTTTTAACCCGGAGCCGCATAAATTCTTCCCGGTCACCCAGATTGATGTGGTCTGGTTCCCGGAAGGCGCTGGCGGCAACAAATTTACTGAAAAAATATTCCGAGGTCCCTTGGATCACATGACGCGGGAGGCATTGGAGTACATCCGCCGCAACTACATCAATGAAACGGTCATCAAACACCCGGACCGCGCGGAAGCCACTCGCGTTGAGAATTTCCCATACCCAGCCATTGAAGAGGCAGTCGCCAATGCGGTTTACCATCGCAGTTACGAGGAGCGCGAACCTATAGAGGTTCGCATCTCCAAAGATGACCTCGTTGTCCTCAGTTATCCTGGTCCGGATCGTTCCGTACGCCTGGCACAATTGCGCGCTGGTCGGTCATTGCCTCGTCGGTATCGAAACCGCAGAATCGGGGAGTTCCTCAAGGAACTGGACATGACGGAGGGTCGGGCAACCGGTATCCCGAAAATTCTTCATGCCATGAAACAGAACGGCTCTCCGGCGCCGGAATTTGAGTTCGACAAGGACCACACGTATTTCATGTGCCGCCTGCCGATCCATCCCCAAGCGAAACCACCTGAAGAAATTTCTAGTCGGGTTGACGCCCACTCAAGGGCCAACACCCCTACAGTCACCCCTACAGTCACCCATACAGTGGGGGCACTACTGTCCTTATTGCAAAAAGAAGGCGAATTGGGCAGCACCGGAATCCGCATAGCGTTGGGCCTCAAAGACCGGGCGCATATCCACAAGAGTTACCTGCAACCTGCTCTCGCATCTGGGGCTGTCGAGATGACCATTTCCTCTAAACCCAACAGTCGCCTTCAGAAATACCGTCTCACGGCAAAAGGCCGTGCCTGGCTTGATAAGGATACGAAGAGTTGA
- a CDS encoding phage protease produces the protein MNNLILNRDFRLPDDGWYHIAPFGEFPHAAAGVIQVIDLEACIAMAARFAADAQTPNFPGLLVDFDHFSLDGEKRSEAAGWIIGLENRENGLWAQIRWSDLGEKAVKGGRYRFLSPVWARSDCVDLGDGRVRPVRILNAAVTNDPNLKGLVPLSNSGQRGVVDFQTLYGGPAVERKSHCEAGAKCKEIENMKAVIEKLVNHLGLAADATEAVILEKMDGLIAATVVTKLQNSLTALQGQHDALVTNLKAVEGELVNRHLADFEGVISETAKPFWTEQLIQNRAGTLTVLGDLRELACKEEVPPTQAKVEGKESTRKPLHNRATARPVPPHSTSSGQAGQGGQSGADGDTKAVKIRNRAQEIAVTEKIPFIVAFRRAEREIGGQ, from the coding sequence ATGAATAATTTAATTTTGAACCGAGATTTTCGACTGCCCGATGACGGGTGGTATCACATCGCGCCTTTCGGGGAATTCCCGCACGCTGCAGCTGGTGTAATTCAGGTCATTGACCTGGAGGCCTGTATTGCCATGGCCGCACGATTCGCCGCAGACGCCCAAACCCCCAATTTCCCGGGATTGTTGGTTGATTTTGATCATTTCTCACTTGATGGAGAGAAGCGTTCTGAGGCCGCTGGCTGGATTATAGGCCTTGAAAACCGAGAAAACGGCCTTTGGGCGCAGATTCGATGGTCAGATTTGGGAGAAAAGGCCGTGAAAGGCGGGAGGTATCGCTTCTTGTCGCCGGTGTGGGCACGGTCGGATTGCGTTGATCTTGGCGATGGAAGGGTGCGTCCTGTTCGAATCCTGAACGCGGCTGTGACAAACGACCCAAATCTCAAAGGTTTGGTGCCCCTTTCCAACAGTGGACAGAGGGGGGTGGTTGATTTTCAGACATTATATGGAGGCCCCGCAGTAGAGAGGAAGTCTCACTGCGAGGCAGGGGCGAAATGCAAGGAGATAGAAAACATGAAAGCAGTGATTGAAAAGTTAGTGAATCATCTTGGGTTGGCAGCGGACGCGACGGAAGCAGTCATCCTGGAGAAGATGGATGGGTTGATTGCGGCGACCGTAGTGACGAAGTTGCAAAACTCGCTGACGGCGCTCCAGGGGCAGCATGACGCTCTGGTGACAAACCTGAAAGCAGTCGAAGGTGAACTGGTGAACCGACATCTGGCTGATTTCGAGGGCGTTATTAGCGAAACGGCAAAACCGTTCTGGACTGAACAGTTGATTCAGAATCGGGCGGGAACTCTGACTGTACTCGGTGATCTGCGGGAGTTGGCATGCAAAGAGGAAGTACCCCCCACCCAGGCTAAGGTAGAGGGGAAGGAGTCTACTCGGAAACCGCTCCACAACCGCGCAACTGCGCGGCCGGTACCGCCCCATTCGACAAGCTCAGGGCAGGCTGGGCAGGGAGGCCAGTCCGGGGCGGATGGCGATACTAAAGCCGTCAAGATTCGGAACCGAGCGCAAG